From the genome of Scytonema hofmannii PCC 7110, one region includes:
- a CDS encoding ArsR/SmtB family transcription factor: MDTKDIFKVLSNETRLRILLWLKEPEEYFPDQDVDPHAVGVCVSCIQKKTGLAQSTVSHYLSMLEATGLVIATRQKQCTYYRRNEEAFSKFASLVAKEL, translated from the coding sequence ATGGATACTAAAGATATATTCAAAGTCCTTTCAAATGAAACTCGGCTCCGAATCCTCCTTTGGTTGAAAGAGCCAGAGGAGTACTTTCCAGATCAAGATGTAGACCCTCATGCTGTAGGAGTCTGTGTTAGTTGCATTCAAAAGAAAACAGGGTTGGCTCAGTCCACTGTATCCCATTATTTATCTATGTTAGAGGCTACAGGGCTGGTAATAGCTACCCGTCAGAAACAATGTACTTACTATCGACGTAACGAAGAGGCATTTTCTAAGTTTGCATCTCTTGTAGCTAAGGAATTGTAA
- a CDS encoding CopG family antitoxin produces the protein MKKILPKMTTDEEAENLLEQDLSDYLHKDNFKFVSFEFKPKDKTVNLRVSEELLEKVKTVAKEEGISYQKYIRRAIEKSLSNNS, from the coding sequence ATGAAAAAAATCTTGCCCAAAATGACAACTGATGAAGAAGCAGAAAATTTGTTAGAACAAGATTTATCTGACTATCTTCATAAAGACAACTTCAAATTTGTTAGCTTTGAATTCAAGCCCAAAGACAAAACTGTAAATTTGCGAGTCTCTGAAGAATTACTAGAAAAAGTGAAAACTGTTGCTAAAGAAGAGGGTATATCTTACCAAAAGTATATCCGAAGAGCAATAGAAAAGTCTTTGAGTAATAACTCATGA
- a CDS encoding ATP-binding cassette domain-containing protein — protein sequence MKKIDRTQHPVITIRDLQHRYSKQTEAVAGINLDIYQSEIFGLIGPDGAGKTTTFQILSGVMEQTSGIVEVFSSKPWDVRLQMGYLTQRFSLYQDMSIQENIRYAAGLREVSQAALKTRSDRYLQLLDLAQFKDRLAGRLSGGMKQKLALCCALIHQPKILLLDEPTTGVDPVSRREFWDILAELAVTEGMTTVVATPYLDEAERCSRIALMYEGKIQQCDTPARIKASLGMQRLEVYLPVSQLDKAADILSKNADLQEVIFDVQRFGDRLDVLTAEPGETKQRIQSILEREQIPGENFVVDTPTLENTFVARLREQKAIRTIRPGKFAPEGNPPCNFPQNPKSQVQNNQAISIQNPKSKIQNEETAIGAQDLNKVFGNFHAVKNINLNIKYGEVFGLLGANGAGKTTVIKMLCGFLPASSGKVSLVGETGQLRSPTVRQKIGYMSQKFTLYDDLTIGQNLEFYCGVYGVKRRHRQAKKNWVLQISDLVGQEDKLTRDLPGGWKQRVAFGAAVMHEPKVLFLDEPTSGVDPLARREFWRWINQFAREGMAILVTTHYLEEAEQCHRLGFMVAGELVAQGTPRQVKQEQPGRLVEWECEPLQTASDLLKQKLKRSSVSIFGSRLHTVLDEPRLQIPQVENWLQEAGVKVQNYREIEFSLEDVFISVISDQ from the coding sequence ATGAAAAAAATAGATCGCACGCAACACCCCGTCATCACCATTCGGGACTTACAACACCGCTACAGCAAACAAACAGAAGCCGTAGCAGGTATAAACCTAGACATCTATCAAAGCGAAATCTTCGGACTTATAGGACCCGATGGAGCAGGCAAAACCACCACATTTCAGATTCTTTCAGGAGTCATGGAGCAAACAAGCGGCATTGTTGAAGTCTTCAGTTCCAAACCCTGGGACGTGCGCTTGCAAATGGGCTACCTCACCCAACGCTTTAGTTTATACCAAGACATGAGCATACAGGAAAATATACGTTATGCAGCAGGTTTGCGCGAAGTCAGCCAAGCAGCTTTAAAAACCCGCAGCGATCGCTACCTCCAATTACTAGACTTAGCCCAGTTTAAAGATCGTCTCGCCGGACGCCTTTCTGGAGGGATGAAACAAAAACTGGCTTTGTGTTGTGCGCTCATTCACCAACCCAAAATTTTGTTGCTAGATGAGCCAACAACAGGTGTAGATCCCGTATCCCGACGAGAATTCTGGGACATTTTAGCAGAACTGGCTGTGACAGAAGGGATGACTACAGTTGTTGCGACGCCGTACCTTGATGAAGCAGAACGCTGTTCGCGGATTGCTTTAATGTATGAGGGCAAAATTCAACAATGCGATACACCTGCTCGCATAAAAGCAAGCTTAGGTATGCAACGGTTGGAGGTTTATTTGCCAGTATCCCAGCTAGATAAAGCTGCTGATATCCTCAGTAAAAATGCTGACTTGCAAGAAGTAATTTTTGACGTACAACGCTTTGGCGATCGCTTGGATGTGCTCACAGCAGAACCGGGCGAAACCAAACAGAGAATTCAGTCTATTTTAGAACGGGAACAGATTCCAGGGGAAAACTTTGTCGTTGATACCCCTACTCTTGAGAACACCTTTGTCGCTCGATTGCGAGAACAAAAAGCAATTAGAACAATCCGTCCTGGAAAGTTTGCTCCGGAGGGAAACCCTCCTTGCAACTTTCCGCAAAATCCAAAATCTCAAGTCCAAAATAATCAGGCTATTTCAATCCAAAATCCAAAATCCAAAATCCAAAATGAAGAAACGGCCATTGGCGCACAAGATTTAAATAAAGTTTTTGGCAATTTTCACGCAGTTAAGAATATCAATTTAAATATTAAGTATGGTGAAGTTTTTGGTCTTTTAGGGGCAAATGGTGCAGGAAAAACAACAGTTATCAAAATGCTGTGTGGTTTCTTGCCTGCTAGTTCTGGAAAAGTTTCTTTAGTAGGAGAAACAGGTCAATTACGGAGTCCGACAGTGCGGCAAAAAATTGGCTATATGTCACAAAAATTTACTCTTTATGATGACTTAACTATTGGACAAAACCTAGAATTTTATTGTGGTGTTTATGGAGTTAAGCGCCGCCATCGACAAGCCAAGAAAAATTGGGTATTGCAAATCAGTGACCTTGTGGGTCAAGAGGATAAGTTAACCCGCGATTTACCGGGTGGTTGGAAACAGAGAGTTGCTTTTGGTGCAGCAGTGATGCACGAACCAAAAGTTTTGTTTCTAGATGAGCCAACCTCTGGCGTTGACCCTTTGGCAAGAAGAGAATTTTGGCGTTGGATTAACCAGTTTGCCAGAGAAGGGATGGCGATATTGGTAACAACTCACTATTTAGAAGAAGCAGAACAGTGTCACCGTTTGGGATTTATGGTTGCAGGGGAACTTGTGGCGCAAGGAACCCCGCGCCAAGTCAAACAGGAACAACCAGGGCGATTGGTGGAATGGGAATGCGAACCCTTGCAAACAGCATCGGATTTATTGAAGCAAAAGTTAAAACGCTCTTCAGTGTCGATTTTTGGTTCGCGCTTGCATACCGTCTTGGATGAACCGCGCTTGCAGATTCCTCAAGTTGAGAATTGGTTGCAAGAGGCTGGAGTCAAAGTGCAAAACTACAGAGAAATTGAGTTTTCTTTAGAAGACGTGTTTATTTCAGTAATCAGTGACCAGTGA
- a CDS encoding ABC transporter permease has protein sequence MKRIFAQTIKELSQLGRDRLTLTLALFLPLMLLLLFGFAVSLEVNKINFAIQDLDRTPNSREYIATFERTNKFNIIASSPQVNVPRLLDGGRIAAGLIIPPEFARDLQRKGGGAEVQILVDGTDANTANIVRGYTKATTNAFMENLRGSKSPLVNLQFRLWYNPGLETLRYIGPGAIAITVTLFPPLLAALAIAKEYEQGTILQVYASSLTGTEYLLGKAAAFWLVGMAEVLFVNVEAWLFFGLRFVGDPTPMIFSSMLYIACGVFWGIFVGSQTKVQSAAIQAVAFTAFLLSLQLSGFIYPIANIPLGIRWISNIIPARYYIELSRDAYARGVGWLGIWSQVLALFGLASLFFFLAWRKLQRMRV, from the coding sequence ATGAAACGTATTTTTGCTCAAACTATAAAGGAATTATCGCAGTTGGGACGCGATCGCCTGACTTTGACGTTGGCTCTTTTTTTGCCTTTGATGCTGCTGCTGTTGTTTGGGTTTGCGGTATCTCTGGAGGTGAATAAGATTAATTTTGCGATTCAGGATTTGGATAGAACTCCTAATAGTCGGGAGTATATTGCGACTTTTGAACGGACAAATAAGTTTAATATAATTGCCTCTAGTCCGCAGGTGAATGTACCTCGGCTGTTAGATGGAGGTAGGATTGCTGCGGGTTTGATTATTCCTCCAGAGTTTGCTCGCGATCTACAGCGAAAAGGGGGTGGGGCTGAGGTGCAAATTTTAGTGGATGGTACTGATGCTAATACGGCTAATATTGTTAGGGGTTATACCAAAGCCACGACTAATGCTTTTATGGAAAATCTCCGGGGGAGCAAATCTCCTCTGGTGAATCTTCAGTTTCGCTTGTGGTATAATCCGGGTCTGGAAACTTTGAGATATATTGGCCCTGGTGCGATCGCAATTACTGTGACTCTGTTTCCTCCGTTACTTGCTGCTTTGGCAATAGCAAAAGAGTACGAACAGGGGACTATTCTCCAAGTTTACGCTTCTAGTTTGACGGGTACAGAATATTTGCTGGGGAAGGCTGCAGCATTCTGGCTGGTGGGTATGGCGGAGGTATTGTTTGTCAATGTGGAAGCATGGCTGTTTTTTGGATTGCGGTTTGTGGGCGATCCGACACCTATGATTTTCAGTTCGATGCTTTACATTGCTTGTGGTGTTTTTTGGGGTATTTTTGTGGGGAGTCAGACGAAAGTTCAAAGTGCTGCCATTCAAGCAGTTGCTTTTACTGCTTTTTTGCTCTCACTTCAATTATCTGGGTTTATTTACCCTATAGCAAATATTCCTCTTGGCATTCGTTGGATTTCTAACATCATCCCGGCTCGGTATTACATTGAGTTAAGTCGCGATGCTTATGCGCGTGGTGTGGGTTGGTTGGGTATTTGGTCTCAGGTGTTGGCTTTGTTTGGACTGGCTAGTTTGTTTTTCTTTTTGGCTTGGCGGAAGTTGCAGAGGATGAGAGTTTAG
- a CDS encoding DUF1338 domain-containing protein yields the protein MKPEIARHLWDLLWQDYSNRVTYARTYAQMIENAGGTVANDHIAFRSLRMIVDSPQRRVNLGIDYLEQLAQALGYEVAGEYSFPETHLYARHYRHPQQEEVDLPKLFMSELIVDELPENTVQLIRQTVAGVNLFSFPALFDTFDKNAERLVKELSRVFSTPWQPPKRSVVEEVNKVTQYGAWVLLHGYAVNHFTGYVNRQNTVAYPDIDTTVRALASLDVPMKEQIEGDVTCGLRQTATQAVTEIVSVLDDSTDTELQIPWTYAYYELAQRYMVEVEPGKQELFDAFLGKNAQQLFEMTKLVSG from the coding sequence ATGAAACCCGAAATTGCCCGTCATCTTTGGGACTTACTTTGGCAAGACTATAGCAACAGGGTGACTTATGCCCGCACCTACGCGCAAATGATTGAGAATGCAGGTGGAACTGTTGCTAATGACCACATTGCTTTTAGGTCTTTACGCATGATTGTGGATAGTCCGCAGCGTAGAGTAAACTTAGGGATTGATTACTTAGAACAACTTGCCCAAGCTTTAGGTTACGAGGTAGCAGGAGAATATTCTTTTCCTGAAACCCATCTTTACGCCCGTCACTATCGCCATCCCCAACAAGAGGAAGTTGATTTACCCAAACTGTTTATGAGTGAATTAATTGTAGATGAGTTACCGGAAAATACCGTGCAACTCATCCGTCAAACTGTAGCAGGTGTAAATTTATTTAGTTTTCCAGCACTTTTTGATACATTCGACAAGAATGCCGAGCGTCTTGTTAAAGAACTCTCAAGAGTTTTTTCTACTCCTTGGCAACCTCCAAAACGATCTGTGGTAGAAGAAGTTAACAAAGTGACTCAATATGGTGCTTGGGTATTGCTACATGGTTATGCAGTCAACCATTTTACAGGCTACGTTAACCGCCAAAATACTGTAGCCTATCCGGATATTGATACCACCGTCCGTGCTTTAGCTAGCTTAGATGTACCAATGAAGGAGCAAATTGAAGGTGATGTTACCTGCGGATTACGACAAACAGCAACTCAAGCAGTGACTGAAATTGTATCGGTTCTTGATGATTCAACAGATACAGAACTTCAAATTCCTTGGACTTACGCCTATTACGAACTTGCTCAGCGTTACATGGTAGAAGTGGAACCAGGCAAGCAAGAACTTTTTGATGCTTTTTTAGGAAAGAATGCCCAGCAGTTGTTTGAGATGACAAAGTTGGTTAGTGGTTAA
- a CDS encoding HlyD family secretion protein → MTQTPTEPIHDARDTNSSPVEDRTQVSQLQPSPQKPRRHIPKAVLVLGAIALIAGAGYTVYRVFIYQPEPEGLFLSGRIEGYETDVSAKIGGRIASVAVREGDLVKPGQSLVQIDDSELRAQFQGASARVRGAQERLERSRQQLPVLEAQLQQANLTTQQAKQESQGRVEQAENALAAARSQLVEAQANLELSRVKQKRSNYLYSQGAVSAQRKDEDDATLSVNQARVATARQQVQSAQGTLTQAQATLRNTPIRAAAALQIEKQIVQARTDITVAQQEVKNVQAAQAEVQANLNYLKVNSPLTGSIITRSVETGEVVAVGAPLVTIVNLDNLYLRGFIPEGELGKVRIGQSSLVYLDTYPNQPLKATVTRIDPKASFTPENIYFKKDRITQVFGVELTLKNPQGLAKPGMPADGRIFGF, encoded by the coding sequence ATGACACAGACACCAACGGAACCTATTCATGATGCTAGAGATACAAATAGCAGCCCTGTGGAAGATAGGACACAAGTTTCTCAACTACAACCTTCTCCACAAAAACCTCGGCGACATATCCCCAAAGCAGTCTTGGTATTAGGAGCGATCGCACTCATTGCAGGAGCAGGATACACTGTGTATCGAGTTTTTATTTATCAACCAGAACCTGAAGGTTTATTTTTAAGCGGGCGCATAGAGGGTTATGAGACGGATGTATCAGCCAAAATAGGAGGTCGGATTGCCAGTGTAGCTGTGAGAGAAGGAGACTTGGTTAAGCCCGGTCAATCATTGGTGCAGATAGATGATTCAGAACTGCGTGCTCAATTTCAAGGTGCATCTGCCCGAGTTCGAGGAGCACAAGAAAGGTTAGAACGCAGTCGCCAGCAATTACCAGTCTTAGAAGCCCAACTCCAGCAAGCCAATCTTACTACACAACAAGCAAAACAAGAAAGTCAGGGTCGAGTCGAACAAGCAGAAAACGCACTAGCAGCAGCGCGATCGCAACTTGTGGAAGCCCAAGCTAATTTAGAATTATCACGTGTGAAACAAAAACGAAGCAATTACTTATATTCCCAAGGTGCAGTCTCAGCCCAGAGAAAAGATGAAGACGATGCGACCCTCAGCGTAAACCAAGCCCGAGTTGCTACAGCAAGACAACAGGTACAGTCAGCCCAAGGAACCCTCACCCAAGCCCAAGCAACACTTCGCAACACACCGATACGAGCTGCTGCTGCATTACAAATAGAAAAACAAATTGTTCAAGCCCGCACAGATATTACCGTAGCCCAACAAGAAGTCAAAAATGTCCAAGCCGCACAAGCCGAAGTTCAAGCAAACTTGAACTACTTAAAAGTTAATAGTCCCTTAACTGGTAGCATCATTACCCGTTCAGTAGAAACAGGCGAAGTTGTTGCAGTAGGCGCACCACTAGTCACAATCGTCAACTTAGATAACCTTTACCTGCGCGGCTTTATACCTGAAGGAGAACTAGGTAAAGTCAGAATAGGACAGTCCAGCCTAGTCTACTTAGATACATACCCCAACCAACCCCTGAAGGCAACAGTCACCCGAATAGATCCCAAAGCCAGCTTCACACCAGAAAATATCTACTTTAAAAAAGACAGAATCACGCAAGTCTTTGGAGTAGAACTCACCCTCAAAAACCCCCAAGGACTAGCAAAACCAGGAATGCCAGCTGATGGGAGGATTTTTGGATTTTAG
- a CDS encoding TetR/AcrR family transcriptional regulator, whose protein sequence is MPARVEQDFESRRQQIIDGALQVFSSKGFEKATNKDIAAAAGIGSPGLIYHYFKDKADLFRQVLEQRLPVLQLLIHNEEEMMSKPPEVVLTIFAKAFLTVLDNPTSMAMMKLLFSEAFRHPAIAEMVNKIGPSRSISFLTRYLEKQMARGVFKPMDSAAAARCFVGSFLAYIITREVFLQPDARQISLDTMVTTAVEVFLQGILVTSERPQYTVQSLPDSNGSYSKHF, encoded by the coding sequence ATGCCTGCACGTGTCGAACAAGACTTTGAGAGTCGGCGACAGCAAATCATTGATGGTGCTTTGCAAGTCTTTTCCAGCAAGGGCTTTGAGAAGGCGACCAATAAGGATATTGCTGCGGCGGCTGGAATTGGCTCACCCGGATTGATATACCACTACTTTAAAGATAAAGCTGACTTGTTTCGCCAAGTGCTTGAACAACGTCTACCAGTACTGCAATTGCTGATTCACAATGAGGAAGAGATGATGAGCAAACCTCCTGAGGTTGTGCTGACCATCTTTGCTAAAGCTTTTCTCACAGTCTTGGATAATCCAACATCAATGGCGATGATGAAATTGCTATTTTCAGAAGCGTTTCGCCATCCTGCTATTGCTGAGATGGTCAACAAAATAGGACCCAGTCGTTCTATCTCTTTTTTGACTCGCTATTTGGAAAAGCAAATGGCTAGAGGGGTTTTCAAGCCAATGGACTCAGCCGCCGCAGCCCGTTGTTTTGTTGGTTCGTTTCTTGCCTACATTATTACACGTGAGGTATTTCTACAGCCTGATGCTCGGCAAATTAGCTTGGATACTATGGTGACAACTGCTGTTGAGGTGTTTTTGCAAGGTATACTTGTAACTTCAGAAAGACCGCAATATACAGTGCAAAGTTTACCGGACTCCAACGGAAGCTACAGCAAGCATTTTTAA
- a CDS encoding chemotaxis protein CheA, producing MLRDKQLELQMQFLEKATDDLNTLEVVLFEVKLNHQITLPKINAGLRAVHSIKGGAGITGFRVLSHLAHCLEDYLIFLKNQNNCLEIDPDLLNLLLSGVDWLRQIIKLYSEGRAVNEQWLTTFCYPVFQEIQEHLNKQNCENNVSFVLPEKRFQDFISLLFQTEIEEYLQRLESFILSGKDSVLREELMLMASELADLGQMLQIQAFTQLCQSILKQLKSTERVAEIAQLALQAWRRSQQALVTHQLHNVPSEILVNEDSLAKQISRLEIGLSLQSITEESSKLVNLVPLLQETVSANYSINYQQDSIQLSSKKAELIDNFREDIYLQKHDFQIQIERLHNLSQNLSNHVKNFEQKSYEIRQNYDILFTQILDTVSLSNSESNREIKDNNYAYLLSSIGIETIVNLQKITHEIQFSLDDTNLVNRLLNNTAQQLQKSLTQIQLRPLSKIVEPFPTALRNLCIEYGKNVQLKIEGANTLIESRILENLREALIHLVRNAFDHAIEDPVTRRACGKPEQGLIEIKAIHQENRTIVTIKDDGRGISIEKIRARAFLIGLEPNLLRQATDRELLSLIFEPGFSTSDTVTMLSGRGMGLDVVHNNLKQLRGDIKVDTRPGIGTTFTLSVPRQ from the coding sequence ATGTTACGAGACAAACAACTAGAACTTCAAATGCAATTTCTAGAGAAAGCTACGGACGATCTGAATACTTTGGAAGTTGTATTATTTGAAGTTAAACTGAATCATCAAATCACTTTACCAAAAATCAATGCTGGACTGAGAGCAGTTCATTCCATAAAAGGCGGCGCTGGTATTACGGGATTTCGAGTCCTCAGCCATTTAGCTCATTGTTTGGAAGATTATTTAATTTTTCTCAAAAATCAAAACAACTGCTTAGAAATCGATCCCGATCTACTGAATTTACTACTATCCGGTGTCGATTGGCTTCGTCAAATCATCAAACTATATTCAGAAGGTCGTGCTGTAAACGAACAGTGGTTGACTACTTTTTGTTACCCAGTTTTTCAAGAAATTCAAGAACATTTAAACAAACAGAATTGTGAAAATAATGTCAGTTTTGTGTTACCAGAAAAAAGATTTCAAGACTTTATTTCTCTACTTTTTCAAACAGAAATAGAAGAATATTTGCAACGTTTAGAATCTTTCATACTATCTGGCAAAGATTCCGTTTTGCGAGAAGAGTTGATGCTGATGGCATCTGAGTTAGCTGATTTGGGGCAAATGCTTCAAATACAGGCTTTTACTCAACTTTGTCAATCGATTTTGAAACAATTAAAATCTACTGAAAGAGTTGCAGAAATTGCTCAACTAGCACTACAAGCTTGGCGGCGATCGCAACAAGCGCTCGTAACTCATCAACTTCATAATGTGCCATCAGAAATTCTTGTTAATGAAGATAGTTTAGCAAAGCAAATCAGTAGATTGGAAATCGGATTATCTCTTCAGAGTATTACCGAAGAATCTTCAAAACTTGTTAATTTAGTTCCTTTATTACAAGAAACCGTTTCAGCTAATTATAGCATTAATTATCAACAAGACTCGATACAATTATCCAGCAAAAAAGCAGAGCTTATTGACAATTTCAGAGAAGACATATATTTACAAAAACATGACTTTCAAATTCAAATTGAACGTTTACACAATCTTAGTCAGAATCTCAGTAATCATGTGAAAAATTTCGAGCAGAAAAGCTATGAAATTCGTCAAAACTACGATATTTTGTTCACTCAAATCTTGGATACCGTATCTTTATCAAATTCTGAATCCAATAGAGAAATAAAGGATAACAACTACGCTTATCTACTGTCATCAATTGGCATAGAAACCATCGTTAATCTTCAGAAAATCACTCATGAAATTCAATTCAGTCTTGATGATACAAACTTAGTTAACCGCTTACTTAACAACACGGCTCAACAACTGCAAAAATCCTTAACTCAAATTCAGCTACGCCCGCTATCTAAAATTGTTGAACCCTTTCCTACTGCTTTACGTAATTTGTGTATTGAGTATGGTAAAAATGTTCAATTAAAAATTGAAGGCGCAAACACTCTTATAGAAAGCCGTATTTTAGAGAATTTGAGAGAGGCTTTGATACATTTGGTGCGAAACGCCTTCGACCACGCTATTGAAGATCCGGTCACTCGCCGCGCTTGTGGAAAGCCCGAACAAGGATTGATAGAAATTAAAGCCATTCACCAAGAAAATCGCACGATTGTAACTATCAAAGACGATGGACGCGGTATTTCTATCGAAAAGATTCGCGCCCGTGCTTTCTTGATAGGGCTAGAACCTAACCTGTTGAGACAAGCAACCGATCGAGAACTGCTGTCACTAATTTTTGAGCCAGGAT
- a CDS encoding acetyl ornithine aminotransferase family protein — translation MLNLSQSKTQNPKSKISLPRTPHLVTSLPGPKALDIVERDRAVTSPSYTRDYPLVVARGEGCMVEDVDGNVFLDMTAGIAVTATGHSHPEVVRAIQEQAANLLHMSGTDFYYEPMVELAEKLASRAPFPPLVGEGTRKTSFPARVFFTNSGAESNEGAIKLARYYTGRSLIIAFLGAFHGRTYGAMSLTGSKTVQRANFGPLVPGVTHIPYGTHASLDYLEKQLFPTMLPSKEVAAIVVEAIQGEGGYIVPEDGFLQRIREICDRYGILMVVDEVQSGMGRTGRLFAIEHWGVMPDIITTAKGIASGLPLGAILSRPEIMTWQPGSHATTFGGNPVACAAAIATLKLLENGLMANATAMGELLQAGLHRLSQQFLQVSPPRGKGLMVAVDLLDHQGNYNSQLRDRIIQQAFLKGLLLLGCGKAAIRFCPPLAIDSNQIEIALDILAEVLAVI, via the coding sequence ATGCTAAATCTTTCACAATCCAAAACCCAAAATCCAAAATCCAAAATATCTTTACCTCGTACACCTCATTTGGTCACTTCCTTACCCGGACCGAAAGCTCTCGATATTGTAGAACGCGATCGCGCTGTCACTTCCCCTTCCTATACCCGTGACTACCCGTTAGTCGTGGCTCGTGGTGAAGGTTGCATGGTAGAAGATGTCGATGGGAACGTATTTCTAGATATGACTGCGGGTATAGCTGTCACCGCAACGGGACACTCCCATCCAGAAGTTGTCCGGGCTATTCAAGAGCAAGCAGCAAACCTGCTACATATGTCAGGGACTGATTTTTACTACGAACCGATGGTGGAACTTGCGGAAAAATTAGCTTCCCGTGCGCCCTTTCCACCTCTTGTTGGAGAGGGAACAAGAAAAACTTCTTTTCCTGCGAGAGTGTTTTTCACAAATTCAGGAGCAGAATCTAACGAAGGAGCCATCAAACTCGCTAGATACTACACGGGACGTTCTTTAATCATTGCCTTTTTGGGAGCATTTCACGGACGCACTTATGGAGCAATGTCCCTCACTGGTTCCAAGACGGTACAACGGGCAAATTTCGGTCCTCTCGTTCCAGGTGTGACTCATATTCCCTATGGCACTCACGCTAGCTTGGACTACTTGGAAAAACAGCTATTCCCAACTATGCTTCCATCTAAAGAGGTAGCAGCGATTGTTGTTGAAGCAATTCAAGGAGAAGGCGGTTATATTGTTCCAGAAGATGGGTTTTTACAGCGAATCAGGGAAATATGCGATCGCTACGGTATCCTGATGGTAGTCGATGAAGTCCAATCGGGTATGGGACGTACTGGTCGTCTATTTGCGATCGAGCATTGGGGTGTGATGCCAGATATCATCACCACAGCTAAAGGTATTGCCAGTGGTCTTCCTTTAGGAGCAATTCTTTCCCGCCCTGAAATTATGACTTGGCAACCTGGTTCTCATGCAACAACCTTTGGAGGGAATCCAGTTGCTTGTGCAGCAGCTATTGCCACACTCAAACTGCTAGAAAACGGTTTGATGGCAAATGCAACCGCCATGGGAGAACTCTTGCAAGCCGGTTTGCATCGTTTGTCGCAACAATTTCTGCAAGTCTCACCACCACGAGGTAAAGGTTTGATGGTGGCAGTTGATTTGTTAGACCATCAGGGCAATTATAATTCGCAGTTGCGCGATCGTATTATTCAACAAGCTTTTTTAAAAGGTTTATTATTACTAGGCTGTGGTAAAGCAGCAATTCGTTTCTGTCCACCTTTAGCGATCGATAGCAATCAGATTGAAATTGCTCTTGACATTCTTGCTGAAGTGTTAGCAGTTATTTAA
- the ylqF gene encoding ribosome biogenesis GTPase YlqF gives MALTQNYKLNLIQWYPGHIAKAEKALKEHLKLVDVVLEVRDARIPLATHHPQIREWIGSKPRVLVLNRVDMLLPQARQLWIEWFKQQGEVPYFTNAQQGQGVAAVSTAAQVAGLAINERRKNRGMLPRPVRAVVIGFPNVGKSALINRLLGRRVVESAARPGVTRQLRWVRISEQIELLDAPGVIPSRLENQENGVKLAICDDIGDASYDTQLVSSILVDLLKDLEATVPHLLPKKPLNARYALDPTPFTGEAYLQALAEHRYKGDVERTARQLLTDFRKGLLGEILLELPPDCET, from the coding sequence ATGGCACTAACTCAAAACTACAAGTTAAACCTGATCCAATGGTATCCAGGTCATATTGCTAAGGCGGAAAAAGCATTAAAAGAACATCTCAAGCTTGTAGATGTGGTTCTTGAAGTACGCGACGCCCGTATTCCTTTAGCAACACACCATCCCCAAATCCGTGAGTGGATAGGAAGCAAACCACGGGTGTTGGTACTGAACCGAGTGGATATGCTTTTGCCTCAAGCACGGCAACTGTGGATAGAATGGTTCAAGCAACAGGGTGAAGTTCCCTACTTTACTAATGCCCAGCAAGGTCAAGGAGTAGCTGCGGTGTCAACAGCGGCGCAAGTAGCTGGCTTGGCGATTAATGAACGTCGGAAAAATCGTGGAATGTTACCCCGCCCAGTGCGTGCTGTGGTGATTGGTTTTCCTAATGTTGGCAAATCAGCGTTGATTAATCGTTTGTTAGGACGGCGAGTTGTGGAAAGTGCTGCACGTCCCGGTGTAACTCGTCAATTGCGATGGGTGAGAATTTCCGAACAGATAGAATTGTTAGATGCACCTGGTGTGATTCCCAGTAGATTGGAAAATCAAGAAAATGGGGTAAAGTTAGCTATTTGTGATGATATTGGCGATGCCTCTTATGATACACAATTGGTATCATCTATATTAGTAGACTTACTAAAAGATTTGGAAGCTACAGTACCACATTTATTACCAAAAAAACCCTTAAACGCCCGGTACGCACTTGACCCAACGCCCTTTACTGGAGAAGCTTATTTACAAGCTTTGGCAGAACACCGATATAAAGGCGATGTAGAACGAACCGCAAGGCAATTATTAACAGATTTTCGCAAAGGGTTACTTGGTGAAATTCTTTTGGAGTTGCCACCAGATTGCGAAACATGA